In Mariluticola halotolerans, one DNA window encodes the following:
- a CDS encoding NADH:flavin oxidoreductase/NADH oxidase yields the protein MSHLFSPFTLRALTLKNRTVVSPMCQYSAKDGFADDYHLVHLGRFALGGFGLVIVEAAAVSAEGRISYADIGIYDDAHIDKLKQIVDFLHAQGAAAGIQLAHAGRKASTAIPWRRGVAETEAEKIDYAYADWTPVAPSAVPHAEDYKTPDELSVDGIKALVRNFAEAARRAGEAGFDVVEIHGAHGYLIDQFLSPLANKRTDEYGGSRENRMRFALEIVDAVRAVWPAEKPLFMRFSVQDWHPDGWQVEDSVVLAQEVQSRGVDLIDCSSGGFAGAQIATGPSYQVPLAAAVRSGADIATIALGLITEPAQAEAIIAEGKADLIGLARTALDDPNWPLHAIHVLDDEETAYALWPKQSGYAVRAKDRTLGGRR from the coding sequence ATGTCCCATCTATTCTCCCCTTTCACCCTGCGCGCACTCACCCTGAAGAACCGCACGGTGGTGTCGCCCATGTGCCAGTATTCCGCAAAGGATGGCTTTGCCGATGATTATCATCTGGTGCATCTGGGGCGCTTCGCGCTGGGCGGGTTCGGTCTGGTGATTGTGGAAGCGGCGGCGGTCAGTGCCGAGGGGCGGATTTCCTATGCCGATATCGGTATTTATGACGATGCCCATATCGACAAGCTCAAGCAGATTGTTGATTTCCTGCATGCCCAGGGTGCCGCTGCCGGCATTCAGCTGGCCCATGCCGGCCGCAAGGCGTCGACAGCTATTCCCTGGCGGCGCGGGGTTGCGGAAACCGAGGCCGAGAAAATCGACTATGCCTATGCCGACTGGACGCCGGTTGCCCCCAGCGCCGTGCCCCATGCTGAAGACTATAAAACGCCTGATGAACTCTCGGTGGACGGCATCAAGGCCCTCGTGCGCAATTTCGCGGAGGCCGCACGCCGCGCCGGGGAAGCCGGGTTTGATGTGGTCGAAATTCACGGGGCGCATGGCTATCTGATCGACCAGTTCCTCTCGCCGCTGGCCAATAAACGTACCGATGAATATGGCGGCAGCCGCGAGAACCGGATGCGGTTTGCGCTGGAAATCGTCGACGCTGTGCGGGCGGTCTGGCCGGCAGAAAAGCCGCTATTCATGCGCTTCTCGGTGCAGGACTGGCATCCCGATGGCTGGCAGGTTGAGGATTCGGTTGTGCTGGCGCAGGAAGTGCAAAGCCGTGGTGTCGATCTGATCGATTGTTCCTCGGGCGGTTTTGCCGGCGCGCAGATCGCTACAGGCCCCTCCTATCAGGTGCCCCTGGCGGCGGCTGTTCGCTCCGGCGCGGATATTGCCACCATCGCTCTTGGTCTGATCACCGAACCGGCGCAGGCCGAGGCGATTATTGCCGAGGGCAAGGCGGATCTGATCGGGCTGGCCCGCACAGCCCTTGATGATCCCAACTGGCCATTGCACGCGATACACGTGCTTGATGATGAGGAGACCGCCTATGCGCTTTGGCCCAAGCAATCCGGCTATGCCGTACGCGCCAAGGACCGGACGCTGGGTGGGCGCCGCTGA
- a CDS encoding ABC transporter ATP-binding protein has translation MQPIISIQNLSKTYEGGFQALKDVSLDIQPGEIFALLGPNGAGKTTLIGVTCGLVNPSAGQVTVGGHDIIKDFRAARSQIGLVPQEISLDIFSTVWDTVAFSRGLFGKSANPEYIEKLLRDLSLWDKKDSKVMALSGGMKRRVIIAKALAHEPKILFLDEPTAGVDVELRQGMWEVVRKLREAGVTIILTTHYIAEAEEMADRVGVIANGKLVLVEDKAELMRKMGRKQLTLHLTEPLSALPEGLDAGAVALSQDGSVLTFDYDTKAGRTGITSLLATLSAAGITFSDLETKQSSLEEIFVDLVGEAK, from the coding sequence ATGCAACCCATTATTTCGATTCAGAATCTCTCCAAGACCTATGAGGGCGGCTTTCAGGCATTGAAAGATGTCAGCCTTGATATTCAGCCGGGCGAGATTTTTGCCCTGCTCGGCCCCAATGGTGCCGGCAAAACGACCCTGATCGGGGTCACCTGCGGCCTCGTCAATCCTTCCGCCGGCCAGGTCACGGTTGGCGGCCACGATATCATCAAGGATTTCCGCGCTGCCCGCTCCCAGATTGGGCTGGTCCCGCAGGAAATCTCGCTCGATATATTCTCCACGGTCTGGGATACCGTCGCCTTCAGCCGGGGGCTGTTCGGCAAAAGTGCCAACCCGGAATATATCGAAAAACTGCTGCGCGATCTCAGCCTCTGGGACAAGAAAGACAGCAAGGTCATGGCGCTTTCGGGTGGCATGAAACGGCGCGTCATCATCGCCAAGGCGCTGGCCCATGAACCCAAAATCCTGTTTCTCGACGAACCCACTGCCGGGGTCGATGTGGAATTGCGCCAGGGCATGTGGGAAGTGGTGCGCAAATTGCGCGAGGCCGGGGTGACGATCATCCTGACCACCCATTACATCGCCGAGGCCGAGGAAATGGCCGACCGGGTTGGCGTGATTGCCAATGGCAAGCTGGTGCTGGTCGAAGACAAGGCCGAGTTGATGCGTAAAATGGGGCGCAAACAATTGACCCTGCACTTGACCGAACCGCTCAGCGCCCTGCCCGAGGGGCTTGATGCAGGCGCGGTTGCCTTGTCGCAAGATGGCAGCGTTCTCACCTTTGACTACGACACCAAGGCCGGACGCACCGGTATCACCAGCCTGCTCGCCACGCTCAGCGCGGCCGGCATTACCTTCAGCGATCTGGAAACCAAGCAGAGTTCGCTCGAAGAAATCTTTGTCGACCTGGTGGGAGAGGCCAAATGA
- a CDS encoding ABC transporter permease, which produces MNYQAIATIYKAEMARTARTLAQSILAPVISTSLYFVVFGAAIGTRIEEIDGVSYGAFIVPGLIMMMLLMQSVSNAAIGIYFQKFTGTIYELLSAPIAAPEIVLGFVGAAATKSIILGAIILGTAGLFVPLEIQHPIWMIAFLALTSITFSLFGFIIGIWADGFEKLNIVPMLIITPLAFLGGSFYSISVLPPFWQTVTLFNPIVYLISGFRWSFYGISDVDVTVSLGAIALFMAICLAIVFWIFRTGYKLKV; this is translated from the coding sequence ATGAACTATCAAGCTATCGCAACCATATACAAAGCGGAAATGGCCCGTACTGCCCGCACGCTGGCGCAATCCATTCTCGCACCTGTCATTTCGACCTCGCTCTATTTTGTCGTTTTCGGTGCCGCGATCGGCACCCGCATCGAGGAGATTGACGGGGTCAGCTATGGCGCCTTCATTGTGCCGGGCCTGATCATGATGATGCTCCTCATGCAAAGCGTCTCCAATGCAGCGATCGGCATCTATTTCCAGAAGTTCACCGGCACGATCTACGAATTGCTGTCAGCCCCCATTGCCGCGCCGGAAATCGTGCTCGGGTTTGTGGGTGCGGCGGCAACCAAGTCGATCATTCTCGGTGCGATTATTCTGGGCACGGCGGGGCTGTTTGTGCCGCTCGAAATCCAGCACCCCATCTGGATGATTGCCTTTCTGGCACTGACCTCGATCACCTTCTCGCTGTTCGGCTTCATTATCGGCATCTGGGCCGACGGGTTTGAAAAACTCAACATCGTCCCGATGTTGATCATCACCCCCCTCGCCTTTCTCGGCGGCAGCTTTTATTCGATCTCGGTGCTCCCGCCCTTCTGGCAGACGGTGACCCTGTTCAACCCGATCGTTTATCTGATCTCCGGTTTCCGCTGGAGCTTTTACGGCATTTCCGATGTCGATGTGACGGTCAGTCTTGGGGCCATCGCCCTGTTCATGGCGATCTGTCTTGCCATCGTGTTCTGGATTTTCAGAACCGGTTACAAGCTGAAAGTCTGA
- a CDS encoding NADPH-dependent FMN reductase — protein sequence MLKIAVIISSTRDTRFADKPAQWIFDLASKRDDLEVEMVDLRDYNLPFFNEAASNLWMPSTDENAVKWQNKIAEFDGYIFVTAEYNRSITGALKNALDQAYKEWNKKPAAYLGYGAMGATRAIEHLRLINVELQMAPVRAGVHIGGSEFFKVHPMGANGEIADIEEVLLPGANDMLNELSWWGNALKTARNAG from the coding sequence ATGCTTAAGATTGCAGTCATTATCTCCAGCACCCGCGACACACGCTTTGCTGACAAACCCGCCCAGTGGATCTTTGATCTCGCCAGCAAGCGTGACGACCTTGAGGTCGAGATGGTTGATCTGCGCGACTACAACCTGCCGTTCTTCAACGAAGCAGCTTCCAATCTCTGGATGCCGTCAACTGACGAAAATGCGGTGAAGTGGCAGAACAAGATTGCTGAGTTTGACGGCTATATCTTTGTTACCGCCGAATATAACCGCTCGATCACCGGTGCTTTGAAGAACGCACTCGATCAGGCCTACAAGGAATGGAACAAGAAGCCCGCAGCCTATCTTGGTTACGGTGCGATGGGCGCAACACGCGCTATCGAACATCTGCGCCTGATCAATGTTGAATTGCAGATGGCACCGGTCCGCGCCGGCGTGCATATCGGCGGTTCGGAATTCTTCAAGGTCCACCCCATGGGTGCCAATGGCGAGATTGCCGATATCGAAGAAGTCTTGCTGCCGGGCGCCAATGACATGCTGAACGAGTTGAGCTGGTGGGGCAATGCCCTCAAGACGGCCCGCAACGCAGGCTAG
- a CDS encoding winged helix-turn-helix transcriptional regulator, producing the protein MQDGTFLKHGHVEVTEAPEPSQPFEVNQDCALVSDLLSRIGDKWSILVVALLGNGKMRFSKLRREVGTISQKMLTTTLRNLERDGFVERTVYPTIPPKVEYELTELGRDLLCPVSALGRWAKANAEQVQTARERFDAEKDKN; encoded by the coding sequence ATGCAAGACGGCACTTTTTTGAAACACGGTCACGTTGAGGTAACTGAGGCACCTGAACCTTCGCAGCCCTTTGAGGTCAATCAGGACTGCGCCCTGGTCAGCGACCTGCTGTCCCGGATTGGCGACAAGTGGAGTATTCTGGTGGTTGCGCTGCTCGGAAACGGCAAAATGCGCTTCTCGAAGCTACGCCGCGAGGTGGGTACGATCTCGCAGAAAATGCTGACGACGACCCTGCGCAATCTTGAACGGGACGGTTTTGTTGAACGCACTGTCTACCCAACGATACCGCCGAAAGTGGAATATGAGCTGACCGAATTGGGGCGTGATTTGTTGTGCCCCGTTTCAGCGCTCGGCCGTTGGGCAAAAGCCAATGCGGAACAGGTGCAGACTGCCCGGGAACGCTTTGACGCGGAAAAAGACAAGAATTAG
- a CDS encoding pyridoxine 5'-phosphate synthase, with translation MTKLSVNLNAVAQLRNRRDVGWPSVTGIARLVLDAGAAGITVHPRPDERHIRRTDVFELHEVLRDYPEAEFNIEGYPSNDFLALVEKVKPHQVTFVPDDPAQATSDHGWDIGGNEELLTTSITRMHALGIRVSLFIDEDPGVPALAAAVGADRVELYTGPYGATFRLPEGAMHLQALAATASAAKSAAHNASTGGAGLGVNAGHDLTLENLPAFVAAVSGVDEVSIGHGITADALVLGFAEAVRRYRDVLAG, from the coding sequence GTGACCAAACTTTCCGTCAATCTGAATGCCGTGGCGCAACTCCGCAACCGGCGCGATGTGGGTTGGCCCAGCGTCACCGGCATCGCCCGGCTGGTGCTGGATGCGGGGGCTGCGGGCATTACCGTGCACCCGCGACCCGATGAACGTCATATCCGGCGCACCGATGTGTTTGAACTGCACGAGGTGCTCAGGGATTATCCCGAAGCGGAATTCAATATCGAGGGCTACCCGTCTAACGATTTTTTGGCGCTGGTTGAAAAGGTCAAGCCGCATCAGGTCACCTTTGTGCCCGATGACCCGGCACAGGCCACCTCCGATCATGGTTGGGACATTGGCGGAAATGAAGAGCTGCTGACCACCTCGATCACCCGGATGCACGCTTTGGGCATCCGCGTCAGCCTGTTTATCGACGAAGATCCGGGCGTCCCGGCGCTGGCAGCTGCTGTCGGTGCGGACCGCGTAGAACTCTATACTGGCCCTTATGGTGCCACCTTCCGGCTGCCGGAGGGGGCAATGCATTTGCAAGCGCTCGCCGCAACGGCCAGCGCTGCGAAAAGCGCCGCGCATAACGCCAGCACGGGCGGGGCGGGACTTGGCGTCAATGCCGGGCATGACCTGACCCTCGAGAACCTGCCCGCTTTTGTAGCTGCTGTGTCAGGGGTCGATGAAGTGTCCATCGGTCACGGCATCACGGCGGACGCGCTGGTACTGGGATTTGCCGAAGCGGTGCGGCGTTATCGGGATGTGCTGGCGGGCTGA
- a CDS encoding NAD(P)-dependent alcohol dehydrogenase, which yields MKAAVNENYGPAESIEIKDVARPEIGDEQVLVQVYAAPVTTADWRLRASAFPGGLWLVGRLMMGLFAPRNKVLGVAFSGRVVSVGEKVTGLRMGDAVFGFSGSGAHAEYVAIDADKAITAKPENLGYAEAASLPFGAACALVFLRDIARIEPGWKVLVAGASGGVGSYAVQLARHFGAEVTAITSTGNIDMVRDLGANHVIDYTRDDYAQGSAQYDLIFDAAGVTRYGEAKRVLKKNGIYLPLEFGVKTMFQALWARYVDHKRILLSVSGDSKSDLEILVGLINAGALRGVIDQRFAFADIVAAHQRVETRHARGTVVVTMTPETA from the coding sequence ATGAAAGCCGCAGTAAACGAGAATTATGGACCCGCCGAGAGCATCGAGATCAAGGATGTGGCACGCCCCGAGATCGGGGATGAACAGGTTCTGGTGCAAGTCTATGCCGCCCCGGTGACCACGGCGGACTGGCGTCTGCGCGCCTCGGCCTTTCCCGGCGGCTTGTGGCTGGTGGGCCGGTTGATGATGGGCCTGTTCGCCCCCCGCAACAAAGTGCTTGGCGTCGCCTTTTCCGGCCGTGTGGTCTCGGTGGGGGAGAAGGTGACAGGCCTGCGCATGGGCGATGCGGTATTCGGCTTTTCCGGCAGCGGCGCCCATGCCGAATATGTGGCGATTGATGCCGACAAGGCGATCACCGCAAAACCTGAAAACCTCGGCTATGCGGAAGCGGCTTCCCTTCCGTTCGGCGCGGCGTGCGCGCTGGTGTTCTTGCGGGATATCGCCAGGATCGAGCCAGGCTGGAAAGTGCTCGTGGCCGGTGCGTCAGGCGGCGTCGGCAGTTATGCCGTACAACTCGCCCGCCATTTCGGGGCAGAGGTGACCGCGATCACCAGCACGGGCAATATCGATATGGTGCGTGATCTCGGCGCGAACCACGTGATTGACTATACGCGGGACGATTATGCGCAAGGTTCAGCGCAATATGACCTGATTTTCGATGCGGCCGGGGTGACCCGCTATGGCGAGGCCAAACGGGTGCTGAAGAAAAACGGCATCTATCTGCCTCTCGAATTCGGTGTGAAAACCATGTTCCAGGCCTTGTGGGCCCGCTATGTCGATCACAAACGTATTCTGCTCAGCGTGTCGGGCGACAGCAAAAGTGATCTGGAAATTCTCGTTGGACTGATCAATGCCGGTGCCTTGCGCGGCGTGATTGACCAGCGCTTTGCCTTTGCCGACATTGTGGCCGCGCATCAACGGGTTGAGACACGTCACGCCCGGGGCACAGTTGTGGTCACCATGACGCCGGAAACCGCATAG
- a CDS encoding LysR family transcriptional regulator has translation MDWRNVKFDWNRARAFLVTAEEGSLSAAARAMGMTQPTLGRQVDALEAELGVILFERAGRGLVLTPSGIELLDHVRAMGEAAGRMSLAASGQAQSIEGSICLTASEIESAYLLPPIIARLRQKAPGIEVEVVASNAAMDLRRREADIALRSFRPTQPDLIAKRLNDQNARFYATPAYLARIGNPATPADLNRADFISFEANDQYLNAINGLGLTITRQNLTVITANHCVHWQFARHGVGIGMAPEKIGDADPDVVRVLPDQIKPMTFPMWLTTHRGLNTSRRVRMVFDFLAEELSASG, from the coding sequence ATGGATTGGCGCAATGTGAAATTCGACTGGAACCGTGCCCGCGCGTTTCTGGTCACCGCAGAAGAAGGTTCCCTGTCGGCGGCGGCGCGGGCCATGGGCATGACCCAGCCCACGCTGGGGCGGCAGGTGGATGCGCTGGAAGCCGAGCTTGGGGTGATCCTGTTCGAGCGTGCCGGGCGCGGGCTGGTTTTGACACCGAGCGGCATTGAATTGCTCGATCATGTGCGCGCCATGGGGGAAGCTGCGGGGCGCATGTCGCTGGCCGCCTCCGGCCAGGCACAAAGCATTGAAGGCTCGATCTGCCTCACCGCCAGCGAAATCGAATCCGCCTATTTGCTGCCGCCGATCATTGCCAGATTGCGCCAGAAAGCGCCGGGAATTGAGGTGGAAGTTGTCGCCTCTAATGCGGCGATGGATTTGCGGCGGCGGGAGGCGGATATTGCGCTGCGCAGTTTCCGCCCCACCCAGCCGGACCTGATTGCCAAACGCCTCAATGACCAGAATGCCCGGTTCTATGCCACCCCCGCCTATCTGGCGCGGATCGGCAATCCGGCGACACCGGCGGATCTCAACCGCGCCGATTTCATCAGTTTTGAGGCCAATGACCAGTATCTCAATGCGATCAACGGGCTGGGGCTGACAATTACGCGCCAGAACCTCACCGTCATCACCGCCAACCATTGCGTGCATTGGCAGTTTGCCCGGCACGGGGTTGGCATTGGCATGGCACCAGAAAAAATCGGCGATGCGGACCCTGATGTGGTGCGGGTATTGCCCGATCAGATAAAGCCGATGACTTTTCCGATGTGGCTGACGACCCACCGCGGGCTCAACACGTCGCGGCGGGTCAGAATGGTGTTCGATTTTCTCGCAGAGGAACTTAGCGCCAGCGGTTAG
- the ilvN gene encoding acetolactate synthase small subunit codes for MNAHLQPSGSAYFLTKDTNAVERHTLSVLVDNEPGILARIAGLFSARGFNIDSLTVSETEHEKGLSRITVVTVASPKVLTQIKLQLERLVPVHKVHDLTAEGNPLERELALVKVAGKGENRVETLRLADAFRAQVVDASTESFVFEITGKATKIEQFIALMVPLGMVEVVRTGLAAISRGPERM; via the coding sequence ATGAACGCACATCTTCAGCCGAGCGGATCGGCCTATTTTCTCACCAAGGACACCAATGCGGTCGAACGGCACACTCTTTCCGTGCTGGTCGATAACGAGCCGGGCATTCTCGCACGTATAGCCGGGCTGTTCTCCGCGCGGGGCTTCAATATCGATAGCCTGACGGTCTCAGAGACCGAACATGAAAAGGGCCTGAGCCGCATCACCGTTGTGACGGTGGCCAGCCCCAAAGTGCTGACCCAGATCAAGCTGCAGCTGGAACGGCTCGTGCCTGTCCACAAGGTGCATGACCTGACCGCCGAGGGCAATCCGCTCGAGCGCGAACTGGCGCTCGTCAAGGTGGCGGGCAAGGGCGAGAACCGGGTGGAAACCCTGCGTCTGGCCGATGCCTTCCGCGCCCAGGTGGTGGATGCCTCCACCGAGAGCTTTGTGTTCGAAATCACCGGCAAGGCGACGAAAATCGAGCAGTTCATCGCCCTGATGGTGCCGCTTGGCATGGTCGAGGTGGTGCGCACAGGCCTCGCCGCCATCTCGCGCGGCCCGGAGCGGATGTAA
- a CDS encoding acetolactate synthase 3 large subunit, whose protein sequence is MAEKMTGAEMVIQALQDQGVEHMFGYPGGAVLPIYDAIFQQDQIEHILVRHEQGATHMAEGYARSTGKVGVVLVTSGPGATNAVTGLTDALLDSIPMVCITGQVPTPLIGSDAFQECDTVGITRNCTKHNYLVKRVEDLPRIIHEAFYIAGSGRPGPVVVDIPKDVQFAMGEYVKPANLTSHKSYHPRMDGDLDAIEAAVDYMLRARRPVFYTGGGVINAGPEASENLRELAELTGFPVTSTLMGLGAFPASSKQWLGMLGMHGRYEANMAMHDCDLMINIGARFDDRITGRIDAFSPNSTKIHVDIDPSSINKTVMVDLPIIGDCNRVLEEMIRIWRTKTNESREAALAPWWKQIDKWRAVKSLQYKPSDEVIKPQFAIERLAAATKDRDVYITTEVGQHQMWAAQYFPFEKPNHWMTSGGLGTMGYGLPAAVGVQVAHRDALVIDIAGEASVQMTMQEFSTAIQYRLPIKVFILNNEYMGMVRQWQELLHGGRYSSSYSESLPDFVKLAEAFGGKGIRCKDPAELDAAIQEMLDYDGPVLFDCCVSKEENCLPMIPSGKAHNEMILPDTADIGNIIDEKGKMLV, encoded by the coding sequence ATGGCCGAGAAAATGACCGGCGCGGAAATGGTGATCCAGGCTTTGCAGGATCAGGGGGTCGAACACATGTTCGGCTATCCCGGTGGCGCCGTATTGCCCATCTATGACGCGATCTTCCAGCAGGACCAGATTGAACACATTCTGGTGCGGCACGAGCAGGGCGCAACCCATATGGCAGAGGGCTATGCCCGTTCCACCGGCAAGGTCGGCGTGGTGCTTGTCACCTCCGGTCCCGGGGCCACCAATGCGGTGACCGGTCTCACCGATGCGCTGCTCGATTCCATTCCCATGGTCTGCATTACCGGCCAGGTACCCACCCCGTTGATCGGCTCGGACGCGTTCCAGGAGTGCGACACGGTGGGTATTACCCGCAATTGCACCAAGCATAATTATCTGGTGAAGCGGGTCGAGGATTTGCCGCGCATCATCCATGAGGCGTTTTATATCGCCGGTTCCGGCCGGCCCGGCCCGGTTGTTGTCGACATCCCCAAGGATGTGCAGTTTGCCATGGGCGAATATGTGAAGCCGGCCAATCTGACCAGCCACAAGAGCTATCATCCCCGGATGGATGGCGATCTCGACGCGATTGAAGCGGCGGTTGATTATATGCTGCGCGCCCGCCGTCCGGTGTTTTATACCGGTGGTGGCGTGATCAATGCCGGGCCGGAAGCCTCGGAAAACCTGCGCGAACTGGCAGAATTGACCGGCTTTCCCGTGACCTCGACCCTGATGGGGCTGGGCGCATTCCCCGCATCCAGCAAGCAATGGCTGGGCATGCTGGGCATGCACGGGCGCTATGAGGCCAATATGGCCATGCATGATTGCGATCTGATGATCAATATCGGCGCGCGCTTTGACGACCGGATCACCGGCCGGATTGACGCGTTCTCGCCCAATTCAACCAAGATCCATGTGGATATCGACCCCTCATCGATCAACAAGACCGTGATGGTTGATCTGCCGATCATCGGCGATTGCAATCGCGTGCTTGAAGAGATGATCCGCATCTGGCGCACCAAGACCAATGAATCGCGTGAAGCGGCGCTGGCTCCCTGGTGGAAGCAGATCGACAAGTGGCGCGCGGTCAAATCGCTGCAATACAAACCCTCGGACGAGGTGATCAAACCGCAATTCGCCATTGAGCGGCTGGCGGCGGCAACGAAGGACCGGGATGTCTATATCACCACCGAAGTTGGCCAGCACCAGATGTGGGCGGCGCAGTATTTCCCGTTTGAAAAACCCAATCACTGGATGACCTCCGGCGGGCTGGGCACGATGGGTTATGGCCTGCCGGCGGCAGTCGGCGTGCAGGTGGCGCATCGTGATGCGCTGGTGATCGATATTGCCGGCGAAGCCAGCGTGCAGATGACCATGCAGGAATTCTCCACCGCCATTCAGTATCGCCTGCCCATCAAGGTGTTCATTTTGAACAATGAATATATGGGCATGGTGCGCCAGTGGCAGGAATTGCTGCATGGCGGGCGCTATTCCTCGAGCTATTCGGAAAGCCTGCCCGATTTCGTCAAGCTGGCGGAAGCCTTTGGCGGCAAGGGCATTCGCTGCAAGGACCCAGCAGAGCTGGATGCAGCCATCCAGGAAATGCTCGATTATGACGGGCCGGTCCTGTTCGATTGCTGTGTGTCGAAAGAAGAAAACTGCCTGCCCATGATCCCATCGGGCAAGGCGCATAATGAAATGATCCTGCCGGACACCGCCGATATCGGCAATATCATCGATGAAAAAGGCAAGATGCTCGTTTAG
- a CDS encoding pentapeptide repeat-containing protein has translation MQNDRWNLLEWLCISPRVFKSKSVGALVSFSIIMATLLFVPATFFRFAMVLLGSEQFQSATERYEAIRNMGLVIAALVGVPFLVWRSIVAQKQVDIAEQGNITDRINKAIEGLGAEKTIKQVVETPRYQRHNDEWLRDEAGKLLPALRPDGLEIVDRETFESSQPNLEVRIGSIYALERIAQDSPRDHIQIMEILCAYVRENAPALSLEPTEELSKRPRPRSDIQTVITVIARRSVDQIKIETQRKFRLDFRNADFSGVDFRKGNFAAAQFHRCRIEAADFSNCDLMGTQFFGALLNHSGFSQSNLFGTRFDSAIINRPIIPVGAMSESITMGEIYGISLAAADISEINYLGEAEKANLTFGTKDTKLHPDLDFPRKIYAGELHRIRKLENSNKLEEADEARAQLYTNSFVDWCPHDRSDLSSNYYYRNFLDRLNIQGWPFSD, from the coding sequence ATGCAAAACGACCGTTGGAACTTGCTCGAATGGCTCTGTATCAGCCCCCGCGTTTTCAAGAGTAAATCGGTTGGCGCCCTTGTTTCGTTCTCTATAATAATGGCGACCCTGCTTTTCGTACCGGCCACCTTTTTCCGGTTTGCAATGGTACTCTTGGGATCTGAGCAATTTCAATCCGCAACAGAACGTTACGAAGCCATTCGAAATATGGGGCTTGTGATTGCTGCTTTGGTTGGCGTGCCTTTCCTCGTTTGGCGCTCAATAGTAGCGCAGAAGCAGGTTGACATAGCAGAGCAAGGCAACATCACCGATCGCATCAATAAGGCCATCGAAGGGTTAGGCGCTGAGAAAACTATCAAACAGGTCGTGGAAACTCCGCGTTACCAAAGGCACAACGATGAATGGTTGCGAGACGAAGCAGGAAAATTATTACCGGCACTCCGACCAGATGGATTAGAAATCGTTGATCGCGAAACTTTCGAAAGCTCTCAACCAAACTTAGAAGTCCGCATCGGCTCAATATATGCCCTCGAGCGCATTGCTCAGGATAGCCCCCGTGACCACATTCAAATCATGGAAATTCTTTGTGCATATGTACGAGAAAACGCCCCGGCGTTATCACTGGAGCCAACTGAAGAGTTGAGCAAGCGCCCTCGGCCGAGGTCAGATATCCAGACCGTCATCACGGTCATAGCGCGAAGATCTGTTGACCAAATCAAAATCGAAACCCAAAGAAAGTTCAGGCTGGATTTTAGAAATGCCGATTTTTCTGGCGTGGATTTTAGGAAAGGAAACTTTGCCGCCGCACAATTTCATCGTTGCCGCATAGAAGCCGCAGATTTTTCAAATTGCGACCTCATGGGAACACAGTTCTTTGGTGCATTACTGAATCATAGCGGCTTTTCTCAATCAAATTTATTTGGCACTAGATTTGATTCAGCCATCATAAATCGTCCGATCATTCCGGTGGGTGCCATGTCAGAATCGATTACAATGGGCGAAATCTACGGAATTTCTTTGGCGGCGGCCGATATCTCCGAAATTAACTATTTAGGCGAAGCTGAGAAGGCGAACTTAACCTTCGGCACAAAGGACACCAAACTTCACCCGGATTTAGATTTTCCCCGGAAAATATACGCGGGAGAATTGCACAGAATACGGAAATTAGAAAATTCCAATAAATTAGAGGAGGCCGATGAGGCTAGAGCGCAGCTCTATACGAATAGTTTTGTGGACTGGTGCCCTCATGATCGAAGCGATTTGTCTTCCAATTACTACTATCGGAACTTTCTGGATCGATTGAACATTCAGGGCTGGCCATTTTCCGATTAA